The DNA sequence CCGTAGGCCTCGGCCGTGTGCTCGGCCAGCACCGTCAGGCGGCGTTTGACCTCGGGCATGTCCCGCTCCTCGGCGCAGCGGATGGTGCCCCACAGGGTGACGCTTTCACCGATGACGTTGTACCGGCCGACGTCCTCGATGTGACCGATGGAGACCGTGACCGGGGAGAACGCCGAGACCTGCCGGTAGAGCTGGCCGATCCCGGTCAGCAGGGCCCCGACGGCGGGCATCGGGTCGATGCCGTGCCAGGGCGAGGAGGCGTGGGACTGCCGGCCGGTGACGGTGACGCGGACCAGGCAGGAGGCCCCGTACATCGGGCCGGACTTGTAGCCCACCCAGCCCTTGGGGTGCGGGGTGACGTGCATGCCGAAGGCCATCGTGGGGACGGGGTCCTCGAAGGCCCCCTCGGCCACCATCAGCCGCGCCCCGCCCTCCTCGCCGACCGGCGGGCCCTCCTCGGCGGGCTGGAACACGAACAGCACCGTTCCGGGCAGCCGTTCCCGCACCCGTACGTCGGCCAGTGCGCGCGCGGCTCCGAGGAGCATCGCGGTGTGGCAGTCGTGGCCGCAGGCGTGCGAGGCCCGGCCGGTGGCGGCGAAGTCCGCGCCGCAGCGGTCGGGGACGGGCAGGGCGTCCATGTCGGCCCGCAGCGCCGCCACCCGGCCCCCGGGCCGGCCGCCACGCAGCACCCCGACCACCCCGTGCCCGGCGATGCCGGTCCGCACCTCGTCGAGTCCGAACGCGGCGAGCTCCCGCGCCACGAGCCGCGCGGTGGCGGCCTCGCGGTTCGGCAGCTCCGGATTTCGGTGGAGGTGACGGCGCCAGCCGATCACCTGCTCGATGCCCTCGTCGCAGAGCTTGTCCAGCGTCTCGTGCACACCATCGGTCATACGCACGTTCTAGCCCATGGGTCCGGGCCCCCGGGCGCCCTTGCGCGAAGCTGGACAATGGACGGTGGCCCGGAAGCATTTCCCACGTCCAGCAGGAGGACACGCATGGCAGAGCCCGAGCGGACCGAGCGGAGGCTGCGGCCCGCGCAGTTGCTCTTCGAGCCGTCGGAGACCGTCACGGACCCGGAGCACTTCTTCGACCTCGAATCGATCGACGACCCGCGGGAGCTGCTGGCCCGGGCGACGGAGCTGACCCTGGCCTTCCGTGCCGCCCAGGAGCGGGCGGTGGAGTTCCAGGCGGTGGCGGCGGCGCAGCTCGCGGATCCCCGCCGGTTCGACCGGCTGCCTGCGGCGGCGATCGCGGAGCAGGCGGAGTGGACCGAGGACTACGCCCGCAAGATGATCGAGTTCGGCGAGTCCCTGCTGCGCGGCACCACCCCCGAGGGCGCCTGAGGACCCGCCCCGCCGCGACCCCCGCCGCGACCTCTGGCATATGCGGGGCGCAACATACCCCAGTCCCACCCGGCCTGTCCCGGTTTCTCGTAACTCCCGGAGATCGGTTCGCTACCCCGGGTAGACCTGAAGGCATGACGACCCTGACCGGATGCCCCGCGCTCGACCTGCGGACGACGACGACCGCCTCCGCGACCCACGTCACCCCGGCCGGCGCCGCCTGGCTGGCCTCGGCCTCCGCCCAGCCCGGAGGCACGCTGGCCGCCTGGCAGGCCCGGCCCACCGCGCCCGCCGTGCTGCCCTGCGGGACCGCCTTCGACGTCGTCAACGTCCCCCTCGTCCTCGGGCGCCGGATGCTCGACCTGCTCTGGGCCGAAGGCCCCGGCTCCGGGCCGGCCGCCGTGCACCGCGGGCGGACCCTGCTCTTCGCCGCCCCCGGCACCGCCCACCGGCTCCCGGCCCTGCTGGCCTGGGAGGAGTGGAGCACCCCCGTGCCCGCCCCGCTCTGCCACGGCCGCGGCGATGCCGTCACCGTGCCCCCGCTGGCCGCGGACGGGGGGCCCTCGCGCTGGCTCGTGGCGCCCGACACCCGGCTGCCGTGGCTGCCCGGACCGGAGGCACTGCTGTGGGCCTTCGTCCGTGCCACCCGAGCTGCGGATATCGATTTTTCCGATCCCCGGTCGGGGTGCTAATGTCTTCCTCGTCACCAAGCGCCGCTAGCTCAGTTGGTTAGAGCAGCTGACTCTTAATCAGCGGGTCCGGGGTTCGAGTCCCTGGCGGCGCACAGACGGAGAAAGACCCCCACGCGAGTGGGGGTCTTTTTCGTGTCCGGGCCCCGCTTCACCTCAGGGGCCCCGCGTCCCTCCCGGCGCTCCTACCGCTCCTCGCGCGTGATCTTCACCGTGTACGCGCCCGACTGCGTGCGGTCCGCCACCTCCACGGTGATCCCCTCACCCGGGACGGTGAAGGTCTCCCCCACCTCCAGCGGGGCGTCCGCCAGCGGCGGGTACACCGAGCGGTCCCAGCAGGCCTCGGTGTCGGGGTGCGCGTCCACGACCTCGATCGGCCCGCCGCCGGAGGCCGCCTCGTTGCGGACCCGGTAGACGAGGACCCCTTCGGTGCAGGTGTCCCCGTCGTTGCCGGCGGAGCCCCGCGCCTCGACGGCGATCGCGCTGCCGGCGCCCGTACGGACCACCGCGAGCCGGGTGCCGCCCGTGCCGCCCGGGCGCGGGGCCTCGGACAGCGGCTGGAGGGTGTGCAGGGAGGAGCCGGATCCCACGCAGTCCACCTGGGAGGCGTCCAGCCAGCCGAGCTTCCACTTCTGCCAGGCGAAGAGGTCCGGGGCCATGCCGAACTGGCTGCCCATGACGTCCCAGTCCCCGACGTACGTGTCCCAGTCCCCCTTGCCGTCCGAGGGCCGGTGGTAGAGGTCCGGCAGGTCGAAGACGTGCCCGGTCTCGTGGGCCAGCACGTTGCGGTCCGGCGGGTGCTTCTCGAAGACCGTGACGATGCGGCGCAGGTCGGTGCCGTCGGCCCGGATCGGCTGCTCGAAGTTGACGACCTTGGTGGCATCGGAGTCGACGCCGGGCGCCTCCGGGTCGGCGACGAAGTAGACGACGTCGTACCGGCCGAAGTCCACGGCCGGGTCGGCTCCGGCCACCGCGTCGCGCAGGTACGCGGCCCGGTCCGCCGGGGCCCAGTCGCGCTGTATGCCGTAGGCGGCGGACGGCTTCGGCATCTGGACCCACTGCTTCTGCGGGTGCGGGACCAGGCGGAAGCGGCCGTAGGAGGCCCGCTCGAAGAACTCGCTGGTCGCCGGGAAGTAGTCGGCGGTGAGTTCCTCGGTGGTCAGGGTGGGGCGGTGGTCGGGGAAGGAGAGGAAGACCATGACCGCGTTGAGGGTGCGCTCGGGCTTGGGGTAGGCGCCGTTCCAGCTGTCCAGGCCCAGGGAGTGGTGGGCGGCGGTCCGGGTCAGCGCGCAGGGTCCGGCTCCGGGAGCGGCGACCGCGGGTCCCGCGACGAGCGACATGGCGGCGAGCGCCGTCAGGGAAGTGAGCGCCGCCGCCGTGGTTCGCATGCGGGAGCGGTCCACTCCCCCGGGTGTCTGCTGTCGCGGCACATCGACCTCCGGTGGTGGATTAGTACCTCTTCATCCACCTTGGGGCGATTGTCTTACTAATGCCCTGTTCCGCTGCCCCACACGAGTGAGCACTAGGGCAAGCCGGTGACGCCGGGTTTCGCACATTCGCCTACGGAAAGTCACGACCGATCAGGTCGGGTCAGCGGTGGGCGCCGGATGCTCACACCCGTGCGGAAACGATCATTCGCCGTCAGGCCGACGAACCGTCATCACGCCGAACTCCCGCGCCCCGCACGGCGTCGCCGCTGGATAGGGCCGTCCGGGAGCCTCTATGATCGGCACACTTTCCTGCACGGACACTCACACGCACTGCGGGAGCCAACGGTGAGCGGAACCCCAGATGGAACCGGTTCGGCGGCCGACAGCATCCGACCGGCCATGACGCAGCGTCACACGGCAACGCCGGCGACGACGGCAACCCCGGACCGCGCCGACCGCCAGACCGATTACCCGGCCGACTACCGGGCCGACTACCGGGCCGCCTTCAACGCGGCCCACCTCCCCATGGCCGTCGTCGACCGCACCGGCCACATCGCCGGAGCCAACGAGGCCCTCGCCGCGCTCCTCGGCTCCGAGCCGCGCCTCCTCGCCGGGCAGTCCGCCGCCGAGCTGGTGGACCTGGCCTCCGAGGCCCGGACCTGGCACGCCTACCAGGAGGTGCTGCGCGGCCGGCAGGCCCGGCTCCGCTGCACCCGCCGCCTCAAGCACCCCGACGGGCACTCCCTGTGGACCGAGATCACCCTCGGCCCCGTACCCGGCACCGGTGACGTACTGCTCTCCGTCGCCGACATCAGCGACCGGCGCGATCTCCAGGCCCGGCTGCGCCACCTCCAGATGCACGACCCGGTGACCCGGCTGCCCAACCGGGCGCTGTTCTTCGAGCGGCTCTCCGCCGCCCTGGAGGCGTCCTCGTACGGGCAGAGCGGCACGGGCCGCATCGGGCTCTGCTACTTGGACCTCGACGGGTTCAAGGCCGTCAACGACACCCTCGGCCACCGGGTCGGCGACCGGCTGCTGACCGCCGTCGGCCAGCGGCTCACCGAGTGCGCCGACCAGTCCGGCTACGGGCGCACCGGCGGGCACCTGGTGGCCCGGCTGGGCGGTGACGAGTTCGCCCTGCTGGTCGAGGAGTCCACCGGCACCGAGCAGCTCGCCGACCTGGCGCGGAGCGTCCTGGCCGCCGTACAGGAGCCCTTCGACCTGGCCGGGCAGCGGCTGTCGGTCTCCGCGTCCATCGGAGTCGTCGAGCGGGCGGCCGCCGGGACCTCGGCGACCGGCCTGATGCAGGCCGCGGACACGACCCTCTACTGGGCCAAGGCGGACGGCAAGGCCCGCTGGACCCTCTTCGACCCGGAGCGCAACGCGCACCGCATGACCCGCCAGGCCCTGTCCTCGACGCTGCGGCCCGCCGTGGAGCGCGGCGAGTTCAACGTGGAGTACCAGCCTCTGGTGGACCTGGAGAGCGGGGCGGTGCGCGGGGTGGAGGCCCTGGTGCGCTGGAACCACCCGCAGTTCGGCACGTTGACGCCGAATCGGTTCATCGGAATCGCCGAAGAGGACGGATCCATCGTCCAGTTGGGCCGCTGGGTCCTCCGGACCGCCTGCCGCCAGGCCCGGCGCTGGCAGATCGAGCAGCCCAGCGACTCCCCCGTCTTCGTCTCCGTCAACGTGGCCGTCCGCCAGGTCTGGGACTCCGACCTCGTCGGCGACGTCGCCGAGATCCTCGCGGAGACCGGCCTCGCCCCCCAGCTCCTCCAGCTCGAACTGACGGAGTCGGCCGTCATGGGCTCGGCCGGCCGCCCGCTCCAGGCCCTCCAGGCACTGAGCGACATGGGGGTGCGGATCGCCATCGACGACTTCGGCACCGGCTACTCGAACCTGGCCTACCTCAGCCGCCTGCCCGTCTCCGTCCTCAAACTGGACGGCTCCTTCGTCCGCGGCTTCCGCTACGAGGAGGGCTCCCACCCGAACCCGGCCGACGAGACCATCGTCGAAGCCCTGGTGCAGCTCGCACACCGGCTGGGCCTGACGGTGACCGCCGAATGCGTGGAAACCGCCGGCCAGGCGGCCCGCCTGCGACGCGTCGGCTGCGACACCGGCCAGGGCTGGCTGTACTCCCGGGCGGTGGCCCCGGAGGCGATCGCAGCCATCATCAGCCGCCAGGCGGCTGCCGCCGCCGCCGCGGAACCGGGGCAGCCGGAGGGGCCCGCCCCGCATCCCGAGGTCTGAGTCAGAGACTCCGGACGAAGGCTCCGAAGGCCTCGGGGGCAACCGTGAAAGCGGGGCCGTCGGGGCGCTTGGAGTCCCGGACGGCTACGCGGCAGGGCTGGGCGGCGATCTCGACGCATTCGCCGTCGCTGGCTCCGCTGTACGAGGCCTTGCGCCAGGCGGCGGTGCCGAGCGGGGCGCACTCGACGCAGTCGCCGCCCGTGGTTCCGCTGTACGACGACTTACGCCACAGCGCGCCCGCCAGGTTCTGGTTGCTTCCCATAGCGTTCCTCCATCACCCGTGCGATCAGCGCCGCCGAGCGTTCCGGTGAGAGCGCCTCGGCTTGCAGCCGAGCGTATCCGACCGAACGCTCCCTGATCACTGGCGGATTGGCAGTCATGTAACCCTGCGCGTAGCCCTCCTCGTAGATCAGGTCCGGGTCGCTCTCGAAGCGAAGGAGGTTGAAGGACCCCTGCATCCCGGTGTGCGCTCCGGCCGAGAAAGGCAGCACCTGGACCTGCACCCAGGGCCGGTCGGCAAAGCCCAACAGGTGGGTGAGTTGCTTCCGCATGACCTCGCGGCCGCCGACCTCTTGATGCAGCACGGCCTCGCCGAGGACCACCCACAGCGCAGGTGGCTGCTCGCGCTCCAGGATGCGCTGCCTCTCCATGCGGGCCGCCACCAGCTCGTCGATCTGGTCGGGGCGGTCCACACCGATCAGGGCGCGGGCGTACGACTCCGTCTGGAGGAGCCCGTAGACCAACTGGCACTGGAAGGTGGAGATGTACTCGGCCCGGGCCTCCATATCCGCGTACGCCTGAAACCAGTGGGGCAGCTGGCTCCGTAGAACCAACCCCACCAGGCGGGAGAAGTGCCCGTCGGTACCCAGCGCAGCGTCGAGCCGTTCCGAGAAATCGCGGGTCGGCACCCGCTTCGTGTTCTCGATCATGCCGATCAGCGAGCCCGAGCAGTAGATGATGTCGCCCAACTGGCCTTGCTTCAGCCCGGCCGCTTCTCGCAGGCGGCACAGCTCGTACGCGTAGTAGTCCAGCGGCGAGGCGCTGGGATCGAGAGCGCGGATGTTGACCATGGGATGGTCACCCCCATGAGGACGCGTGCGGATCCAACTCGTCGCCGAGCGTAGCGACCACCGCACGCTCCGGTACGGGGAATCCCGCAACCATGTCACACGGCAGCCCCCGCACCCTGGGAGGGGAGTGCGGGGGCTGCCGGTCGCTCGGCGCGGGGTGGGGGGATCAGCAGGCGCCGAGGTCCTTCCAGACACCCCATTCACCGGTGGTGCCGGGCACCTCGTTCTGCGTCCACCACTGGGCCTTGTACTTGCGGCCGTTGTACGACACCTCGGTGCCACCGGTGTAGATGTTGCCCGGGACGTAGGCCGCGGCGGTGCAGCCCGTGCTGGGCGGCGTCGTCGGAGGCGTGGTCGGCGGGGTCGTCGGCGGCGTCGTGGGCGGGGTGGTGGGAGGCGTGGTCGGCGGGGTGGTCGGCGGCTGGGTGGTGCCGCCGAGGGAGTCCGAGATCTGGTTCAGCAGGGTCGCGTTGGCGTC is a window from the Streptomyces sp. NBC_01244 genome containing:
- a CDS encoding M20 metallopeptidase family protein, producing MTDGVHETLDKLCDEGIEQVIGWRRHLHRNPELPNREAATARLVARELAAFGLDEVRTGIAGHGVVGVLRGGRPGGRVAALRADMDALPVPDRCGADFAATGRASHACGHDCHTAMLLGAARALADVRVRERLPGTVLFVFQPAEEGPPVGEEGGARLMVAEGAFEDPVPTMAFGMHVTPHPKGWVGYKSGPMYGASCLVRVTVTGRQSHASSPWHGIDPMPAVGALLTGIGQLYRQVSAFSPVTVSIGHIEDVGRYNVIGESVTLWGTIRCAEERDMPEVKRRLTVLAEHTAEAYGASATVELLQDVPAVRNEAAWVEAALPTLRRVAGSDRVVEVGGTLGYDDVSEFITRFGGLYVMLGVQDTALDPAGGEPVAVPGGRGLVGNHHPAFYADDDTLITGVRLHAHAAYDHLTGALVTR
- a CDS encoding M6 family metalloprotease domain-containing protein, with amino-acid sequence MRTTAAALTSLTALAAMSLVAGPAVAAPGAGPCALTRTAAHHSLGLDSWNGAYPKPERTLNAVMVFLSFPDHRPTLTTEELTADYFPATSEFFERASYGRFRLVPHPQKQWVQMPKPSAAYGIQRDWAPADRAAYLRDAVAGADPAVDFGRYDVVYFVADPEAPGVDSDATKVVNFEQPIRADGTDLRRIVTVFEKHPPDRNVLAHETGHVFDLPDLYHRPSDGKGDWDTYVGDWDVMGSQFGMAPDLFAWQKWKLGWLDASQVDCVGSGSSLHTLQPLSEAPRPGGTGGTRLAVVRTGAGSAIAVEARGSAGNDGDTCTEGVLVYRVRNEAASGGGPIEVVDAHPDTEACWDRSVYPPLADAPLEVGETFTVPGEGITVEVADRTQSGAYTVKITREER
- a CDS encoding putative bifunctional diguanylate cyclase/phosphodiesterase — protein: MTQRHTATPATTATPDRADRQTDYPADYRADYRAAFNAAHLPMAVVDRTGHIAGANEALAALLGSEPRLLAGQSAAELVDLASEARTWHAYQEVLRGRQARLRCTRRLKHPDGHSLWTEITLGPVPGTGDVLLSVADISDRRDLQARLRHLQMHDPVTRLPNRALFFERLSAALEASSYGQSGTGRIGLCYLDLDGFKAVNDTLGHRVGDRLLTAVGQRLTECADQSGYGRTGGHLVARLGGDEFALLVEESTGTEQLADLARSVLAAVQEPFDLAGQRLSVSASIGVVERAAAGTSATGLMQAADTTLYWAKADGKARWTLFDPERNAHRMTRQALSSTLRPAVERGEFNVEYQPLVDLESGAVRGVEALVRWNHPQFGTLTPNRFIGIAEEDGSIVQLGRWVLRTACRQARRWQIEQPSDSPVFVSVNVAVRQVWDSDLVGDVAEILAETGLAPQLLQLELTESAVMGSAGRPLQALQALSDMGVRIAIDDFGTGYSNLAYLSRLPVSVLKLDGSFVRGFRYEEGSHPNPADETIVEALVQLAHRLGLTVTAECVETAGQAARLRRVGCDTGQGWLYSRAVAPEAIAAIISRQAAAAAAAEPGQPEGPAPHPEV
- a CDS encoding DUF397 domain-containing protein, whose product is MGSNQNLAGALWRKSSYSGTTGGDCVECAPLGTAAWRKASYSGASDGECVEIAAQPCRVAVRDSKRPDGPAFTVAPEAFGAFVRSL
- a CDS encoding helix-turn-helix domain-containing protein; translation: MVNIRALDPSASPLDYYAYELCRLREAAGLKQGQLGDIIYCSGSLIGMIENTKRVPTRDFSERLDAALGTDGHFSRLVGLVLRSQLPHWFQAYADMEARAEYISTFQCQLVYGLLQTESYARALIGVDRPDQIDELVAARMERQRILEREQPPALWVVLGEAVLHQEVGGREVMRKQLTHLLGFADRPWVQVQVLPFSAGAHTGMQGSFNLLRFESDPDLIYEEGYAQGYMTANPPVIRERSVGYARLQAEALSPERSAALIARVMEERYGKQPEPGGRAVA